A section of the Hypomesus transpacificus isolate Combined female chromosome 1, fHypTra1, whole genome shotgun sequence genome encodes:
- the LOC124467040 gene encoding neuronal acetylcholine receptor subunit alpha-3-like: MSLLGKLTVALVLVVLVPAQDCFASKGEDRLFRRLFRRYNQFIRPVENVSDPVTVEFEVSMSQLVKVDEVNQIMETNLWLTHIWNDYKLKWAPIDYDGIEFIRVPSNKIWRPDIVLYNNAVGDFLVEDKTKALLKFDGTITWVPPAIFKSSCPMDITYFPFDYQNCSMKFGSWTYDKAKIDLVLIGSKVNLKDFWESGEWEIIDAPGYKHDIKYNCCEEIYPDITYSFYIRRLPLFYTVNLIIPCLLISFLTVLVFYLPSDCGEKVTLCISVLLSLTVFLLVITETIPSTSLVIPLIGEYLLFTMIFVTLSIVITVFVLNVHYRTPMTHTMPAWVRSVFLGVLPRVMLMRRPIDQGCSSGASSVGGGGDGGSLTSTGVGSCGGSGAVGGGGGGGGGGGGGGGGRGGGGGRGGGAGVKKRKNSVVVGVQIQTDGGAVGGGALNCVEYGEMNRKGPYRGKEVPIPTPPPLPPVASPAPATVPPEAELPKLPRALSTSPPVSAVVAFSVVSPEIKQAIESVKYIAENMRTRNKAKEVEDDWKYVAMVIDRIFLWVFVTVCVLGTVGLFLQPLISFFT; the protein is encoded by the exons atTGTTTTGCCTCCAAGGGGGAGGACCGGCTCTTTCGAAGGCTGTTCCGGAGGTACAACCAGTTCATCCGACCTGTGGAGAATGTGTCAGACCCTGTCACTGTGGAGTTTGAGGTTTCCATGTCCCAACTGGTCAAAGTG GATGAGGTGAATCAGATTATGGAGACCAATCTATGGTTGACACAT ATCTGGAATGATTATAAGCTGAAATGGGCTCCTATTGATTATGATGGCATTGAGTTTATACGGGTGCCTTCTAATAAAATCTGGAGACCGGACATTGTCCTCTACAACAA TGCTGTGGGTGACTTCCTGGTTGAAGACAAAACAAAGGCACTGCTGAAGTTTGATGGCACCATCACCTGGGTCCCTCCGGCCATTTTTAAGTCCTCCTGCCCCATGGACATCACCTACTTCCCCTTTGACTACCAGAACTGCTCCATGAAGTTCGGTTCCTGGACGTATGATAAGGCCAAGATCGACCTAGTCCTTATTGGGTCCAAGGTCAACCTCAAAGACTTCTGGGAAAGCGGGGAGTGGGAGATCATTGACGCGCCGGGCTACAAACACGACATCAAGTACAACTGCTGTGAGGAGATCTACCCCGACATCACATACTCCTTCTACATCCGGAGACTTCCTCTCTTCTACACCGTTAACCTCATCATCCCCTGCCTGCTCATCTCCTTCCTCACCGTGCTGGTCTTCTACCTGCCCTCCGACTGCGGGGAGAAGGTCACGCTCTGTATctccgtcctcctctccctcactgtaTTCCTGCTGGTCATCACCGAGACCATCCCCTCCACCTCGCTGGTCATCCCCCTCATCGGCGAGTACCTGCTCTTCACCATGATCTTCGTCACCCTCAGCATCGTCATCACCGTCTTCGTGCTCAACGTGCACTACCGCACCCCAATGACCCACACAATGCCAGCCTGGGTGCGCTCCGTGTTCCTGGGGGTCTTACCCCGGGTCATGCTGATGAGGAGGCCCATCGACCAGGGCTGCTCCTCGGGGGCGAGCAgcgtgggtgggggaggagatggaggaagtcTGACCAGCACGGGGGTAGGGAGCTGTGGTGGAAGTGGagcagtgggaggaggaggaggagggggagggggaggaggaggagggggaggaggaagaggagggggaggaggaagaggaggaggagcaggagtgaagaagaggaagaacagTGTGGTTGTCGGAGTCCAAATCCAGACGGATGGCGGTGCAGTGGGGGGCGGGGCCCTGAACTGTGTGGAGTATGGGGAGATGAACAGAAAGGGGCCCTACCGGGGGAAGGAGGTGCCCATCCCTACACCTCCGCCCCTGCCTCCTGTGGCCTCTCCCGCACCCGCCACAGTGCCCCCAGAGGCGGAGCTTCCCAAGCTGCCCCGGGCGCTCAGCACGTCCCCGCCCGTCAGCGCCGTGGTGGCGTTCTCTGTGGTGTCACCTGAGATCAAGCAGGCCATCGAGAGTGTCAAGTACATCGCAGAGAACATGAGAACGCGcaacaaggccaaggag GTGGAGGATGACTGGAAGTACGTCGCCATGGTGATCGACAGGATCTTCCTGTGGGtctttgtgacagtgtgtgtgctgggtacTGTGGGACTGTTCCTCCAGCCTCTCATCAGCTTCTTCACGTGA
- the LOC124467023 gene encoding neuronal acetylcholine receptor subunit non-alpha-3-like, with protein sequence MNLRLSLFFVTVLCALSFATIPAPGEFVSLAEMEDALLRNLFQGYQRWVRPIQHANDTVTVRFGLKISQLVDVDEKNQLMTTNVWLWQEWIDYKLRWNPAHYGGITSIRVPSETIWLPDIVLYENADGRFEGSLMTKAIVKFNGAITWTPPASYKSACTMDVTFFPFDRQNCSMKFGSWTYDGNMVDMVLIDDHVDRKDFFDNGEWQILNATGAKGNRKDGLYSYPFITYSFILKRLPLFYTLFLIIPCLGLSFLTVLVFYLPSDEGEKLSLSTSVLVSLTVFLLVIEEIIPSSSKVIPLIGEYLLFIMIFVTLSIIVTVFVINVHHRSSSTYHPMSPWVRNLFLQRLPRMLCMRGHTDRYHYPELAPESPELKPKTGARKGGQRGSGEAHGQASPEGKEDESQAWLNMLERATCSVRYISRHIRKEHFIREVVQDWKFVAQVLDRIFLWAFLTVSVLGTILIFTPAIYMFLSTPPQSNTAPETTGP encoded by the exons ATGAACTTGCGACTCTCCCTATTCtttgtgactgtgttgtgtgcgCTCTCCTTTGCCACTATACCGG ccccggGTGAGTTTGTGTCCCTGGCAGAGATGGAGGATGCGTTGCTCAGGAACCTGTTCCAGGGTTACCAGCGCTGGGTCCGACCCATCCAGCACGCCAACGACACGGTCACTGTACGCTTTGGCCTCAAGATCTCTCAGCTGGTGGACGTG GATGAGAAGAACCAGTTGATGACCACCAATGTCTGGCTCTGGCAG GAGTGGATCGACTACAAGTTGCGATGGAACCCTGCTCACTATGGAGGAATCACTTCCATCAGAGTTCCCTCAGAGACCATTTGGCTGCCAGACATAGTTCTCTATGAGAA TGCTGACGGGCGCTTCGAAGGCTCCCTGATGACCAAGGCCATTGTCAAGTTCAACGGCGCCATCACCTGGACGCCGCCGGCCAGCTACAAGTCAGCCTGCACCATGGACGTCACCTTCTTCCCTTTCGACCGGCAGAACTGCTCCATGAAGTTCGGCTCCTGGACGTACGACGGCAACATGGTGGACATGGTCCTGATCGACGACCACGTGGACAGGAAGGACTTCTTTGACAACGGCGAGTGGCAGATTCTCAACGCCACAGGGGCAAAGGGGAACCGGAAAGACGGCCTCTACTCTTATCCCTTCATCACATACTCGTTCATCTTGAAGAGGCTGCCGTTGTTCTACACCTTGTTTCTGATCATCCCCTGCTTGGGCTTGTCGTTCTTGACCGTGCTGGTGTTTTATCTTCCGTCAGACGAAGGAGAGAAACTGTCGCTCTCCACCTCCGTCCTGGTGTCGCTCACTGTCTTCCTGCTTGTGATAGAGGAGatcatcccttcctcctctaaGGTCATCCCCCTCATCGGGGAGTACCTGCTCTTCATTATGATCTTTGTCACTCTCTCTATTATCGTCACTGTCTTTGTCATCAACGTGCATCACCGCTCCTCGTCCACCTACCACCCCATGTCGCCGTGGGTACGCAACCTCTTCCTCCAGAGGCTACCCAGGATGCTTTGCATGCGGGGCCATACCGACCGCTACCACTACCCCGAGTTGGCACCTGAGAGCCCCGAGCTGAAGCCCAAGACAGGGGCACGAAAGGGGGGCCAGAGGGGCTCTGGCGAGGCCCACGGACAGGCCTCTCcggaggggaaggaggacgaGAGCCAGGCCTGGCTCAATATGCTGGAGAGGGCTACGTGCTCAGTCCGCTACATCAGCCGTCATATCCGTAAAGAGCACTTCATCCGAGAG GTGGTCCAGGACTGGAAGTTTGTGGCTCAGGTTCTGGACAGGATCTTCCTGTGGGCCTTCCTCACCGTGTCAGTGTTGGGCACCATCCTCATCTTCACCCCTGCAATCTACATGTTCCTCAGCACCCCCCCGCAGTCAAATACAGCCCCAGAGACCACTGGCCCCTAG